A window from Solanum stenotomum isolate F172 chromosome 7, ASM1918654v1, whole genome shotgun sequence encodes these proteins:
- the LOC125870752 gene encoding pentatricopeptide repeat-containing protein At3g53700, chloroplastic → MAFSFSSFLKCHPWTQSQNPPNPFSFPPPFHPPKPISLPFSSRHERISSTVLPSKAKELLQDFTPKQFLDTLRQENDETSAFHLFKWASKQPHFTPTLSIYEEILRKLGNVGSFDLMKGVLDDMKRLKVELVEGTFFIFIESYAKFELYNEAIKVLDMMWNEFGVKPGTFSYNLLLNVLVDGNKLKFVENVHSRMLDEGVKADVSTFNILIKALCKTHQIRPAILMMEEMPMHGLVPDERTFTTIMQGYIEEGNFDGALRIRDQMVSAKCLASNITVNLLIHGYCKEGRIDEALNFVQDMCSRGFSPDQFTFNTLINGLCKAGHAVQALDILDLMLQEGFDPDVYTYNILISGLCEVGEVQEAMELLNQMLVRDCTPNTVTYNTIISALCKENQVQEATEFARVLTNKGFLPDVCTFNSLIQGLCFTGNFNVAMEMFEEMKDKGCQPDEFTYNILIDCLCAKRRIGEALNLLKDMESSGCARSVITYNTLIDGFCKDKKIEEAEEIFDQMELQGVSRNLVTYNTLIDGLCKSKRVEDAAQLMDQMILEGLKPDKFTYNSILAHFCRAGDIKKAADIVQTMTSNGCEPDIVTYGTLIQGLCKAGRVEIASKLLRSIQMKGMILTPQAYNPVIQAIFRRRKTNEAVRLFREMQETANPPDALSYKIVFRGLSSGGGPIQEAVDFSVEMMEKGHIPEFSSFYNLAEGLYSLSREDTLVKLVGMIMKKANFSDSEVTMIKGFLKIRKFQDALATLGSVLDSRYPKRTYWG, encoded by the coding sequence ATggctttctctttctcttccttCCTCAAATGCCATCCATGGACTCAATCTCAAAATCCACCAAACCCCTTTTCATTTCCTCCTCCATTTCATCCTCCTAAACCCATCTCTCTCCCATTTTCATCTCGCCATGAACGAATTTCTTCAACTGTTTTACCTTCTAAAGCAAAAGAACTCTTGCAAGATTTCACTCCAAAGCAATTTCTCGACACCCTTCgtcaagaaaatgatgaaactTCAGCATTTCATCTCTTTAAATGGGCTTCTAAGCAACCCCATTTCACACCCACTTTGTCTATATACGAGGAGATTCTAAGGAAGCTTGGAAATGTTGGATCTTTTGATTTAATGAAAGGGGTATTGGATGATATGAAGAGATTGAAGGTTGAATTAGTTGAAGGTACTTTCTTTATCTTTATTGAAAGTTATGCTAAATTTGAGTTGTATAATGAAGCTATTAAGGTTCTTGATATGATGTGGAATGAGTTTGGTGTAAAGCCTGGTACTTTTAGTTATAATTTGTTGTTGAATGTTCTTGTTGATGGGAATAAGTTGAAATTTGTTGAAAATGTGCATAGTAGAATGTTGGATGAAGGTGTAAAGGCAGATGTATCGacttttaatatattgataaaAGCTTTGTGTAAGACACATCAGATTAGGCCTGCTATTTTGATGATGGAGGAAATGCCTATGCACGGTTTGGTACCGGATGAAAGGACCTTTACGACGATAATGCAAGGTTATATTGAGGAAGGGAATTTTGATGGTGCATTGAGAATTAGGGATCAAATGGTGTCAGCTAAATGTCTTGCAAGTAATATTACTGTTAATCTTTTGATTCATGGGTACTGTAAAGAAGGAAGGATTGATGAAGCTCTGAACTTTGTGCAAGATATGTGTAGTCGAGGGTTTTCTCCAGACCAATTTACGTTCAACACTTTGATAAATGGTTTGTGCAAAGCAGGACATGCTGTCCAAGCCTTGGATATTTTGGATTTAATGTTGCAGGAAGGGTTTGATCCTGATGTATatacttataatattttgatttctgGGCTTTGTGAAGTTGGTGAAGTCCAAGAGGCTATGGAACTTCTCAATCAGATGCTTGTAAGGGACTGTACACCTAATACAGTCACTTATAACACCATCATTAGTGCTTTGTGTAAGGAGAACCAAGTCCAAGAAGCTACCGAGTTTGCTCGTGTTCTTACGAACAAAGGGTTCTTACCTGATGTTTGCACTTTCAATTCTCTTATACAAGGTCTCTGCTTTACCGGCAATTTCAATGTTGCAATGGAAAtgtttgaagaaatgaaggacAAAGGTTGCCAGCCAGACGAGTTCACTTATAATATCCTAATTGATTGTCTCTGTGCCAAAAGGAGAATAGGTGAAGCTTTGAACCTACTCAAAGATATGGAATCGAGTGGCTGTGCAAGAAGTGTGATAACATACAATACTCTGATAGATGGCTTCTGCAAAgataagaaaattgaagaagcaGAAGAGATTTTCGACCAGATGGAACTACAAGGGGTTTCTAGAAACCTGGTCACGTATAACACTCTGATTGATGGTCTCTGTAAGAGCAAGAGAGTAGAAGATGCTGCTCAGCTTATGGACCAGATGATACTGGAAGGACTAAAGCCTGACAAATTCACGTACAATTCCATTCTCGCTCATTTCTGCAGAGCAGGTGATATAAAAAAGGCTGCAGACATTGTGCAAACCATGACATCAAATGGCTGTGAACCAGACATCGTTACGTATGGGACCTTAATACAGGGACTATGTAAAGCAGGTAGGGTTGAGATTGCAAGCAAGCTCCTCAGGAGTATTCAAATGAAAGGAATGATTTTGACCCCTCAGGCCTATAATCCTGTAATTCAAGCAATCTTCAGACGGAGGAAAACCAATGAAGCCGTAAGACTCTTTAGAGAAATGCAGGAAACAGCTAATCCTCCTGATGCTTTATCTTATAAGATTGTTTTTCGTGGTCTTTCTTCTGGTGGGGGACCGATTCAAGAAGCTGTTGATTTTTCTGTTGAGATGATGGAAAAAGGACACATACCTGAATTTTCCTCATTCTACAATCTGGCTGAAGGACTGTATTCTTTGTCGAGGGAGGACACGCTAGTTAAGCttgttggcatgatcatgaaGAAAGCAAACTTCTCAGACAGTGAGGTTACTATGATTAAAGGTTTCCTGAAAATCCGGAAATTCCAAGATGCACTGGCTACTCTTGGCAGTGTCCTAGATAGCAGATACCCCAAAAGGACATACTGGGGATAA